From a region of the Candidatus Azobacteroides pseudotrichonymphae genomovar. CFP2 genome:
- a CDS encoding L-threonylcarbamoyladenylate synthase, with product MQKEIAKTCEILRNGGIVLYPTDTIWGLGCDASNEEAVERIFFIKKRPNTRTMLILLDSFDELHNYVENLPEITPDLIDIFHKKPLTIIYSGAKNVAPNLIASDGTLGIRITKDFFSKQLCFQLKNPLVSTSANISGQATPTTFSEISNEIIESVDYVVNYKRNIIQSAKPSSIIQIENGNSIKVIRK from the coding sequence ATTCAAAAAGAAATAGCAAAAACGTGTGAAATTTTGAGGAACGGAGGAATTGTTCTCTATCCTACTGATACTATCTGGGGACTTGGGTGTGATGCCTCCAACGAAGAGGCAGTGGAGCGGATCTTTTTTATTAAAAAGCGTCCTAATACTAGGACTATGTTAATATTACTAGATTCTTTCGATGAATTGCATAATTATGTGGAAAATCTTCCTGAAATTACTCCCGATTTGATAGATATTTTTCATAAGAAACCATTAACAATTATTTACTCAGGAGCGAAAAATGTAGCTCCTAACTTGATTGCTTCCGATGGTACTTTAGGTATTCGTATAACGAAAGATTTTTTTTCTAAGCAATTATGTTTTCAATTGAAAAATCCTTTGGTATCGACCTCTGCCAATATTAGCGGTCAAGCTACTCCTACTACCTTTTCAGAAATAAGTAATGAAATTATTGAGTCTGTGGATTATGTGGTGAATTATAAAAGGAATATAATTCAATCAGCAAAGCCATCTAGTATTATTCAGATAGAGAATGGAAATTCAATAAAGGTGATACGGAAATAA
- a CDS encoding non-canonical purine NTP diphosphatase, protein MTKKLIVATGNLHKLQEIKDILGDGFKLFSLQDVACFEDILETESSLEGNALLKAQYIYQKYGLDCFSDDTGLEVYALNYAPGVYSARYAGKAKDLKANVYKVLKELEGKNDYSARFRTVVALIFRKEKYFFEGIVEGTITKEERGTAGFDYDSIFIPQGYTQTFAELGEKIKNTISHRALALNKLRKFLNEK, encoded by the coding sequence ATGACTAAAAAGCTGATTGTTGCCACAGGAAATTTGCACAAATTACAAGAAATTAAGGATATTTTAGGTGATGGTTTTAAACTTTTTTCTTTACAAGATGTTGCTTGTTTTGAAGACATTTTGGAAACTGAGTCTTCTTTAGAAGGGAATGCTTTGTTAAAAGCACAATATATTTATCAAAAATATGGATTGGATTGCTTTTCCGACGATACTGGATTGGAAGTATATGCTCTGAATTATGCGCCGGGTGTTTATTCCGCTCGTTATGCTGGAAAGGCAAAAGATTTAAAAGCCAATGTGTATAAAGTATTGAAGGAATTAGAAGGGAAAAATGATTATTCCGCTCGATTTAGAACAGTAGTTGCATTGATTTTTCGGAAGGAAAAATATTTTTTTGAAGGAATTGTGGAAGGAACAATTACGAAGGAAGAAAGAGGAACGGCTGGATTTGATTATGACTCCATATTTATTCCACAAGGATATACCCAAACATTTGCCGAATTAGGAGAAAAAATAAAAAATACTATTAGTCATAGGGCATTAGCTTTAAATAAATTAAGGAAATTTTTAAATGAAAAATAA
- the metK gene encoding methionine adenosyltransferase encodes MSYLFTSESVSEGHPDKVADQISDAILDYFIAYDTNSKVACETLVTSGQIILAGEVKSKVYLDIPEIVREVIEGIGYTKSEYHFESKSSGIISLIHEQSNDISRGIERESPLDQGAGDQGMMFGYATNETANYIPLSLDLSHQLMKELTNIRKYEPELMPYLRPDAKSQVTIRYHDNDIPKSIDTIVISTQHDEFDTAEVMQSKIMKDVRNILIPRIKANYSENIQALFDDKIKYYINPTGKFVIGGPHGDAGLTGRKIIVDTYGGRGAHGGGAFSGKDPSKVDRSAAYAARHIAKNLVAAGVSEEVLVQVSYAIGVTKPINIFVNTYGKSKVKLTDSQIAERVLEIFDLRPKAIENRLKLRNPIYKETAAYGHMGRLPKIVKKVFTPRYANVAKSKDLKKELKVELFTWEKLDYVKKIRKIFQ; translated from the coding sequence ATGAGTTATTTATTTACATCCGAATCGGTATCTGAAGGTCATCCAGACAAAGTAGCAGACCAGATATCTGATGCTATATTAGATTATTTCATTGCGTATGATACTAATTCTAAGGTGGCGTGTGAAACATTAGTAACTAGTGGACAGATAATATTGGCAGGGGAGGTAAAGTCTAAAGTATATTTAGATATCCCCGAAATAGTTAGAGAAGTGATAGAAGGTATAGGCTATACAAAAAGTGAATATCATTTTGAGTCTAAATCCTCTGGTATAATTAGTCTTATTCATGAGCAATCAAATGATATAAGTCGAGGCATAGAGAGAGAGAGTCCCCTTGATCAAGGGGCAGGCGACCAAGGGATGATGTTTGGTTACGCTACGAATGAAACAGCCAATTACATACCTTTATCTTTAGATTTGTCTCACCAATTAATGAAAGAATTAACTAATATCCGAAAGTACGAGCCTGAGCTAATGCCTTATCTTCGTCCTGATGCTAAGTCACAAGTAACTATTCGTTATCACGATAACGATATCCCTAAAAGTATAGATACTATTGTTATATCTACACAACACGATGAGTTTGATACAGCGGAAGTTATGCAATCAAAAATTATGAAGGATGTTAGAAACATTTTAATTCCTCGAATTAAGGCTAATTATTCTGAAAATATACAAGCTTTGTTTGATGACAAAATCAAATATTATATCAATCCGACAGGGAAATTTGTTATTGGTGGTCCCCATGGTGATGCAGGATTAACAGGTAGAAAAATCATTGTAGATACTTACGGAGGAAGAGGTGCTCATGGTGGTGGTGCTTTTTCGGGTAAAGACCCTTCTAAAGTAGACCGTTCTGCAGCTTATGCTGCTCGCCATATTGCTAAAAATCTAGTAGCAGCAGGTGTATCTGAAGAAGTATTAGTACAAGTATCCTACGCAATAGGCGTTACTAAACCCATAAATATCTTTGTCAATACTTATGGTAAAAGTAAGGTCAAATTGACAGATAGTCAAATAGCAGAAAGAGTATTGGAAATATTTGACTTACGTCCCAAAGCAATTGAAAATCGTTTGAAACTTCGCAATCCAATTTATAAAGAAACGGCGGCCTATGGACATATGGGACGTCTACCAAAAATAGTAAAAAAAGTGTTTACCCCTCGGTATGCGAATGTAGCAAAGTCCAAAGACCTAAAAAAAGAACTAAAAGTAGAATTGTTTACCTGGGAGAAATTAGACTATGTAAAAAAAATTAGGAAAATTTTTCAATAA
- a CDS encoding UDP-glucose dehydrogenase family protein yields MNIVIIGAGRVGLVTGSCFAEMGNNVTVIDIDENKIQRLRENIVSFYEPDLERLVRKNHKVGRLHFEIDLANCLKRVKAIFIAVGTPSNNDGTANLCQVLEASRNIGRNIKHDILVVIKSTVPVGTSQKIKSIIQEELDKRRVGISIEIVSNPEFLKEGTAIKDFMNPDRVIVGVENEKVQKLIDELYKPYRIIYTDIPSAEMIKYVANAMLATRISFMNDIANLCSLIGVDINMVRIGIGFDSRIGTKFLYSGCGYGGSCFPKDIKALIQIGYTNGYAMQLLQAVEAVNNNQKTILFDKLLRIFENNLKGKIVALWGLSFKPNTDDICESPALTLIDALLKAGAIIQVYDPVALEETRRHFGNKLYYYTNMYDAAKNADVLLLLTEWKEFYSPSWELLKKTMGHSILLDGRNIYDKKKMHLNGFTYIHI; encoded by the coding sequence ATGAATATTGTGATCATAGGCGCTGGACGCGTAGGATTAGTAACAGGGTCTTGTTTTGCTGAAATGGGAAACAATGTTACTGTTATAGACATTGACGAAAATAAAATACAAAGACTTCGGGAAAATATTGTTTCTTTTTACGAACCTGATTTAGAAAGATTGGTCCGAAAAAACCATAAAGTAGGTCGTTTACATTTTGAAATTGATTTAGCAAATTGTCTAAAAAGGGTGAAGGCAATTTTTATTGCTGTAGGAACTCCTTCAAATAATGATGGAACTGCTAATTTGTGTCAAGTATTAGAAGCTTCCCGTAACATAGGGAGAAATATAAAACACGATATTTTAGTAGTTATCAAAAGTACAGTTCCAGTAGGTACTTCTCAAAAAATCAAGAGTATCATACAAGAAGAATTAGACAAAAGAAGAGTAGGCATTTCTATTGAAATAGTATCTAACCCTGAATTTCTGAAAGAGGGAACGGCTATAAAAGATTTTATGAACCCTGACAGAGTAATAGTAGGAGTAGAAAATGAAAAAGTACAGAAACTAATAGATGAATTATATAAACCATATCGAATAATTTATACTGACATTCCTTCTGCGGAGATGATTAAATATGTGGCTAATGCGATGTTGGCCACACGTATTTCGTTTATGAACGATATTGCTAACCTTTGCAGTCTGATTGGTGTCGATATAAATATGGTCCGTATTGGTATCGGTTTTGATTCTCGAATTGGTACTAAATTTTTGTATTCGGGTTGTGGATACGGAGGAAGTTGTTTCCCAAAAGATATAAAAGCTCTGATTCAGATAGGTTATACAAATGGTTATGCAATGCAGCTTCTACAAGCTGTAGAAGCTGTCAATAACAATCAAAAAACAATACTCTTTGACAAACTTTTACGTATTTTTGAAAATAACTTGAAAGGGAAAATTGTTGCTCTTTGGGGTTTGTCTTTCAAGCCAAATACAGACGATATCTGTGAATCTCCTGCTTTGACACTGATTGACGCACTACTCAAAGCAGGGGCAATAATACAAGTATACGATCCTGTAGCATTGGAAGAAACAAGAAGACATTTTGGTAATAAACTGTACTATTACACGAATATGTACGATGCTGCCAAGAATGCAGATGTTCTGCTTTTGTTAACGGAATGGAAGGAATTTTATTCACCTTCGTGGGAATTATTAAAAAAAACAATGGGGCATTCAATTCTTCTTGACGGAAGAAATATTTACGACAAAAAAAAAATGCACTTAAATGGTTTCACTTACATTCATATATAG
- the rsmG gene encoding 16S rRNA (guanine(527)-N(7))-methyltransferase RsmG yields the protein MHFENSLVKYFPYIVHEQKVQFFALRDLYTNWNRKANLISRKDIGNLYERHVLHSLGIAQIISFCDYSTILDVGTGGGFPGVPLAILFPNVRFLLLDSTAKKIKILENIISKLNLRNVKCKCMRAEYERGQFDFIISRAAMPLLELVNITQKNISIKQQNTLPNGFLCLKGGNLHDELEPFKKRVIEYKLSNYFQEEFFKKKKVIYLPV from the coding sequence GTGCATTTTGAAAATAGTCTAGTAAAATATTTCCCCTATATTGTACACGAGCAAAAAGTACAATTTTTTGCTTTACGTGATTTGTATACAAATTGGAATAGAAAAGCCAATCTTATTTCAAGAAAAGATATAGGAAATTTATACGAGAGACATGTACTACATTCCCTAGGTATTGCACAAATAATATCCTTTTGCGATTATTCCACAATATTGGATGTGGGGACAGGGGGTGGTTTTCCAGGAGTACCGTTGGCTATTTTGTTCCCAAATGTTCGGTTTCTTCTTTTGGATAGCACAGCGAAAAAAATAAAAATACTAGAAAATATCATCAGCAAACTTAATTTAAGAAATGTAAAATGCAAATGTATGCGAGCAGAATATGAGCGAGGACAATTTGATTTTATTATCAGTCGTGCAGCAATGCCCTTATTAGAATTGGTGAATATTACACAGAAAAATATCAGTATAAAGCAACAAAATACTTTACCTAACGGATTCCTTTGTTTAAAGGGCGGGAATTTACATGACGAGCTGGAACCATTTAAAAAAAGAGTGATAGAATACAAATTGAGCAACTATTTTCAAGAAGAATTTTTCAAGAAAAAAAAAGTAATCTATTTGCCCGTATAA
- the nadC gene encoding carboxylating nicotinate-nucleotide diphosphorylase: protein MKQELINELIQLAFKEDIGECDHTTFATVPPLSKGEMKLIIKEEGILAGVEIAKQIFYTFDSNLNVSVYVSDGREVKQGDVVFTVEGKIRSLLQTERLVLNVMQRMSGISTITRKYVKKLEGTNTRLLDTRKTTPCVRVLEKEAVRIGGGDNHRMGLFDMILIKDNHVDFAGGIRNAIIQTKKYLKKKKLQLPIEIEVRTFDELDEVLETGNIDRIMLDNFDVVNARRAVERVNGRYKLESSGKITYDTIRDYAEVGIDYISIGALTHSAKSLDMSLKAMGNK from the coding sequence GTGAAACAAGAGTTGATAAATGAACTTATTCAGTTAGCATTTAAGGAAGATATCGGAGAATGTGACCATACAACTTTTGCAACTGTTCCTCCTTTATCAAAAGGGGAAATGAAGTTGATAATAAAGGAAGAAGGTATTTTGGCTGGGGTGGAAATTGCTAAGCAAATATTTTATACATTTGATTCAAATTTGAATGTAAGTGTTTACGTTTCAGATGGGAGAGAAGTAAAGCAAGGAGATGTGGTTTTTACAGTAGAAGGAAAGATCCGGTCTTTACTTCAGACCGAGCGATTGGTATTGAATGTTATGCAACGCATGAGTGGAATTTCTACTATTACTCGTAAGTATGTTAAAAAATTAGAAGGTACAAATACTCGTCTATTAGATACTCGTAAAACAACGCCATGTGTACGTGTGCTTGAAAAAGAAGCCGTTCGGATTGGTGGTGGAGATAATCATCGTATGGGTCTTTTTGATATGATATTAATAAAGGATAACCATGTGGATTTTGCAGGAGGTATACGGAATGCCATTATCCAAACAAAAAAATATCTCAAGAAGAAGAAATTGCAGCTTCCAATTGAGATAGAGGTACGTACCTTTGACGAATTAGATGAGGTGTTAGAAACAGGAAATATAGATCGTATTATGTTAGATAATTTCGATGTAGTAAATGCCCGTAGAGCTGTTGAACGAGTAAATGGTAGATATAAGCTTGAATCTTCGGGAAAGATTACTTATGACACTATTCGTGATTATGCTGAAGTGGGTATAGATTATATTTCTATTGGAGCATTAACTCATTCTGCAAAGAGTCTTGATATGAGTTTAAAAGCTATGGGCAATAAATAA
- a CDS encoding chloride channel protein, translating to MSVKNIFAYVLHWHWREKHIKEPHFILILSFITGILTAFAGVLLKKIICLIQYFLKNEIYTTYNEYSYLVCPAIGILFSGLFVKFIAKNDIGHGITKILYAISQRKSRLKMHNLWTSLIASSVTIGFGGSVGAEAPSVITGSAIGSNLGRLFKMDQKTLMLLISCGAAGAIAGVFKAPIAGLLFTIEVLMLDLTTVSVLPLLISSVTAASISYIFTGSEAMFKYNQTVAHDIKNIPYVLLLGVTCGLITVYFVRVLIWIESIFNRLKNYWQRFALGAVILNILVFLFPPLYGEGYDIIDDLINNQYDQILNNTFVSGMNISGVSVLFFMLVIFTKVFATGATTGGGGCGGIFAPSLFLGCTIGFIFSHLLNLLGGNNFLPENNFSLIGMAGMMSAILHAPLTAIFLIAELTGGFGLFLPLMIVSSSAYFTILLFEKYSIHSIRLANEGKLLTHDKDHAVLNFLCVNTLIETDFQTIYPEMTLGDMVKVIAQSNRSVYPVIDSNGILQGVVLWDNIRNIMFRPELYERFNVEKFMISSLTKIRNDMSMDEIMYLFEDSKAWNLPVIDKEKHYIGMISKSKIFSAYRDVLQKNFAED from the coding sequence ATGAGCGTAAAAAATATATTTGCTTATGTTCTCCATTGGCATTGGAGAGAAAAGCATATTAAAGAGCCACATTTTATTCTTATACTCAGTTTTATAACTGGTATTTTGACTGCATTTGCAGGTGTTTTATTAAAAAAGATCATTTGTCTTATACAATATTTTCTAAAAAATGAAATATATACCACTTATAACGAATACTCATACCTTGTTTGTCCTGCAATAGGAATTTTATTCTCTGGATTGTTTGTGAAATTTATTGCTAAAAATGATATAGGGCATGGAATTACTAAAATTCTCTATGCTATTTCTCAACGAAAAAGTCGTCTCAAAATGCACAATTTATGGACTTCATTGATAGCAAGTTCTGTTACAATAGGATTTGGAGGATCTGTTGGAGCAGAAGCTCCAAGTGTTATAACAGGTTCAGCTATTGGCTCCAATTTGGGACGATTGTTCAAAATGGACCAAAAAACACTTATGTTGTTAATAAGTTGTGGGGCAGCAGGAGCTATTGCTGGGGTTTTCAAGGCACCTATTGCAGGATTACTCTTTACAATTGAAGTGTTGATGCTAGATTTAACCACTGTCTCGGTTCTTCCACTTTTAATTTCTTCTGTAACAGCAGCCAGTATTTCTTATATTTTTACAGGTTCCGAAGCTATGTTTAAATACAATCAAACAGTAGCACATGATATAAAAAATATTCCATATGTTTTGTTGTTAGGTGTAACCTGTGGATTGATTACCGTCTATTTTGTACGAGTGTTGATTTGGATAGAAAGTATTTTTAATCGTTTAAAAAATTATTGGCAACGCTTTGCTCTGGGTGCTGTTATACTGAATATTCTTGTTTTTTTATTCCCTCCTCTTTATGGAGAAGGTTATGATATTATTGACGATCTTATCAATAACCAATACGATCAAATACTCAATAATACGTTTGTTTCAGGTATGAATATTTCTGGAGTGTCTGTTCTTTTTTTTATGCTTGTCATTTTTACAAAAGTTTTTGCTACAGGAGCTACAACTGGAGGAGGTGGATGTGGAGGGATTTTTGCCCCATCACTATTTTTAGGTTGTACTATTGGATTTATTTTTTCTCATTTATTAAATCTGCTAGGAGGGAATAATTTTTTACCAGAAAATAATTTTTCATTGATAGGAATGGCTGGTATGATGTCAGCAATATTACATGCTCCATTAACGGCTATTTTCTTAATTGCTGAATTAACAGGTGGATTTGGCCTTTTCTTGCCATTGATGATCGTTTCTAGCAGTGCTTATTTCACCATCTTGCTTTTTGAAAAATACAGTATCCATTCCATTCGTTTAGCAAACGAAGGTAAGCTTCTTACTCATGATAAAGATCATGCTGTATTAAATTTTTTATGCGTGAACACACTTATAGAAACTGATTTTCAGACTATTTATCCAGAAATGACATTAGGGGATATGGTTAAAGTCATTGCACAATCCAATCGAAGTGTTTATCCTGTTATTGATAGTAATGGTATTTTGCAGGGTGTTGTATTATGGGACAATATTCGTAATATCATGTTTCGTCCAGAATTATACGAACGATTCAATGTTGAGAAATTTATGATTTCGTCTTTAACGAAAATCAGAAATGATATGTCTATGGATGAAATTATGTATTTGTTTGAAGATAGTAAAGCATGGAATCTTCCAGTTATAGACAAGGAAAAGCATTATATAGGGATGATATCAAAATCTAAGATATTTAGTGCTTACAGAGATGTATTGCAAAAGAATTTTGCAGAAGATTAA